One Capricornis sumatraensis isolate serow.1 chromosome 8, serow.2, whole genome shotgun sequence genomic region harbors:
- the SAT2 gene encoding thialysine N-epsilon-acetyltransferase — translation MAFVMIREAKEGDCGNILRLIRELAEYEKLSDQVKISEEALRADGFGETPFYHCLVAEILSAPGEPQGPCVVGYGLYYFSYSTWNGRNIYLEDIYVKPEYRGQGIGSKIIKKVAEVALDKGCSQLRLAVLDWNKRAMDLYKALGAQDLTEAEGWHCFRFEGEAMRELAGK, via the exons ATGGCTTTCGTGATGATCCGAGAAGCCAAGGAGGGAGATTGTGGAAATATCCTAAGGCTGATTCGG GAACTCGCTGAGTACGAGAAACTCTCAGACCAGGTGAAGATCAGTGAAGAAG CCCTAAGAGCAGATGGCTTTGGAGAGACTCCTTTCTATCACTGTTTGGTGGCAGAGATTCTTTCTGCACCGGGGGAGCCACAGG gGCCCTGTGTGGTGGGCTATGGGCTATATTACTTCAGCTACAGCACATGGAACGGACGAAATATTTATCTAGAAGACATCTATGTGAAGCCAGAATATCGAG GTCAAGGGATTGGTTCCAAAATAATCAAAAAAGTGGCTGAG GTGGCTTTGGATAAGGGCTGCTCCCAGTTACGCCTGGCAGTCCTGGACTGGAACAAGAGGGCTATGGACTTGTACAAGGCCCTCGGAGCCCAAGATCTGACGGAAGCTGAGGGCTGGCACTGCTTTCGCTTTGAAGGAGAGGCGATGAGGGagttggcaggaaagtga
- the SHBG gene encoding sex hormone-binding globulin isoform X2 yields MWKAAFPYAFAPESLEAKRGPQLIMVSRGPLAIWHGLLLLLLLPLPSHGGPALRPPLPSQTTEDSPALHLSNGPGQEPVTIMTFNLTKITKISSSFEFRTWDPEGVIFYGDTNPKNDWFMLGLRDGRPEIQLHNHWAQLTVSAGPRLDDGRWHQMEVKIHGDSLLLRVDGVEVLRLRQVFGQLANNSQLVMRIALGGLLFPASDLRLPLVPALDACLRQDDWLDQQAQTSASVPTSVRSCALESQPGIFFPPGTGAEFGLQEIPQPHAEPWAFSLDLALQLAAGSGRLLALGTPENPSWLSIHLQDQETLLLPPFAWMALGHKARVWTWTGPRAEA; encoded by the exons ATGTGGAAGGCTGCCTTCCCCTACGCATTTGCCCCAGAGTCATTGGAGGCTAAAAGAGGACCGCAGCTGATTATGGTGAGCAGAGGTCCACTGGCCATTTGGcacgggctgctgctgctgctgttgctaccaCTTCCCAGCCACGGAGGACCGGCCCTGAGACCTCCTCTCCCCAGCCAG ACAACTGAAGACTCTCCTGCTCTGCACCTCAGCAATGGCCCTGGACAAGAACCCGTTACCATTATGACCTTTAACCTCACCAAGATCACAAA AATCTCCTCCTCTTTTGAGTTTCGGACTTGGGATCCAGAGGGAGTCATTTTTTATGGTGATACCAACCCAAAGAATGACTGGTTTATGCTGGGGCTTCGGGATGGCAGGCCTGAAATCCAGCTTCATAATCACTGGGCTCAGCTTACAGTGAGTGCTGGACCCCGGCTGGACGATGGGAGGTGGCACCAG ATGGAAGTGAAGATCCATGGGGATTCCTTGCTACTCAGGGTGGATGGGGTGGAGGTGCTGCGTCTGAGACAGGTCTTTGGACAACTGGCCAACAATTCCCAGCTCGTCATGAGGATTGCACTGGGAGGACTGCTGTTTCCTGCCTCCGACCTCCGGTTGCCG CTGGTCCCTGCCCTGGATGCCTGCCTGCGCCAGGATGACTGGCTGGACCAACAGGCCCAGACCTCGGCATCTGTCCCCACTAGTGTCAGAAGCTGTGCTTTAGAGTCTCAACCTGGAATATTCTTCCCTCCAGGGACTGGTGCAGAATTTGGTCTCCAAG AAATTCCCCAGCCTCATGCAGAGCCCTGGGCCTTCTCCTTGGACCTGGCACTCCAGCTGGCAGCAGGTTCAGGCCGCCTCCTTGCTCTTGGGACGCCAGAAAACCCTTCTTGGCTCAGCATCCACCTCCAAGATCAA